The following DNA comes from Microcella sp..
CCTCGCGGCGCTGGGCGTGAAGCTCACCGACCTCACGCCGCGGCAGGCTGCGTACATCGGCGTGGACCCTGCTGGTCCGTTCAAGGTCGATCACTACCGCTACTGATCAGCCCCGATCAGGGAACCCGTGCGGCAGCGCGGCCAGCGTCGGCTGCAGCTCGTCGAGGCGCGCTCGCTCGAGCCTGAGCGCCGTGGCCTCGCGCTCGCGGCGCAGTGCGGCGACGCCGGCGAGGAAGAGCTCGGGGTCGCCACCGGGCACGGGCGACACGTAGAGGGCGGCTTCGGTCGCGAGGTCGCGCGCGAGACGTTCGCGCGTCGATGCCGTGTGGCCGCCCGCCTGCCGCAAGAACTGGGCGATGCGGCGAGACAGCGCGTCGGGCATGCGGGCGACGTCAGCGGTGGATGCCCATTCCACGAGCTCGACGGGAACCCCGTAGACGGGCGCCACCACACTCGAGACCCGCTCGTACTGGCTGTAGGTGCCGGCGAGCAGGTCGCCCAGCCGCTTGGCGCGCGAGTTGAGCATCGCGACGACCACGGCGAGACCGCCGCCCGTGAAGACGATCTCGAACACGCCGACGAGCGAGCGGATGAACGCGTGGCGAAACGAGATGGCGCCGCCGTCGTCGCGCACGATGCGGTCGCCGAGGGCGAGGCGACCGAGCGACTTGCCCTGGCTCGCGGTCTCGACCACGGCGGGCAGCAGCACGAGGCCGATCACGACCACGAGAATGCCGACGGCGGCGTAGAGCGCCTCGTCGAGGCCGAGATCGATCGCGAGCGAGAACACACCCCAGGCGAAGAGCCCGGTCGCCACGAGGTAGACCAGGTAGTCGATGATGCCGCCAGCCATGCGCAGAATGACGCTCGTGGCGCGCAGCTCGAGGGCCACGGCTTCGCCCGTAAGCAGCTCGCGCTCGCTGTCGTGCTGGCTCAGGTTCGCCGCAGTGCCAGACATGACATCATCTAAACAGATGGATCTCGACGCTTACTCCTCAGCCCACGCCGCCGAATGGGATCGGCTGCGCACGCTGGCGCGCCAGCGCCGTTTCGCGGGCCGTGACGCCGATGAGCTCATTGAGCACTACCAGGCGGGGGCCACGCAGCTCTCGGCCATCACGACGAGCGCCGGGCAGGTCTCGCAGGCGGCGACCCTCAGCGTGCTGCTGTCGCGCGCCCGGCTGCGCTTCACGGGCGCGACCGCCGAGCCGCTCGCCCAGCTGGCCCGCTACGCGACGCGAGAGGTGCCGGCGGCGCTGTACCGCATCCGCCATCTGACGATTGCGATCGCCGTGGCCTTCGTGGCCGTCGCGACGCTCTATGCCGTCTGGGTCGCGACGAACCCCGACGTGCTCGCCGCGATCGGGCCCTATGACGACCTTCGCCGCTACGCCGAAGAAGACTTCGTCGGCTACTACAGCGAGTCGGGCGAGGCTGTGTTCGGCCTGCAGGTGTTCAGCAACAACGCGTGGATCGCCACGCAGGCCGTCGCCTTCGGCATCACCGGGGTGTTCGTGCCGTTCGTGCTCTTCCAGAATGCGCAGGGGCTCGGCATCAGCGCGGGCATCATGACCGAGTTCGACCGGCTCGACGTGTTCTTTCTCAACATCCTTCCCCACGGCCAGCTCGAGATCTACGCGATCTTCGTGGCGGGCGCAGGCGGCCTCATGATCTTCTGGGCCTGGGTGTCGCCCGGCCCCCGCACGCGGCTGCAGGCGCTCGCCGAAGACGGCCGGGCGCTGTTCGCCGTCATCGGCGGGCTCGTCGCCGCTCTGCTCGTGAGCGGCATCATCGAGGGCTACGTCACGCGGCAAGACTGGCCAGATGTCATTCGCATCGGCATCGGAACGGTCGCCTTGGTCGCGTTTCTGCTCTACCAGTGGATGCTCGGCGGGCGCGCCTACCGCGACGGCGAGACGGGCGACCTCGACCCGATCAGCCGCGGCGCGCGAGTCGTCGTCGGCCACTAGTCCCTGCACCTGGTGCGGCGCTCGCGGTGAGAAGTCGAACCGAATGTCGCCTCGCGCGTCCGTCGACACCACAGTGGTGCCCGGGAGACTCGTGAACTCAAGGAAGCAGGTTCGCAATCTCGTGCCGACTTCCTTGACTTCACGAGTGGGCAGAGCGTACTGGTCGCGGGGACCATCATTCACTTCACCCGCCGATACTCTCGAAGGGTAGGAAGCGCGCGAGCAAGCCCGACGCGCTACAGCCGCCCGGCCGCCTTGTAGGCGAGGTATCGGTCGGCGACGGCGGGCGGCAGGTCGAGCGGGGCGCCGCTCACGACGTCGCCGCCGAGACGCCGCACGGCCGCAGCGACGCGCTCGGCGTCGAGCAGGGCGCGCTCGGCCGCCGCGGCGCGGTAGACCGATGCGCGGTCGGCGCGCTGGCCCGCCGCGTCGATGAGCGCGGGGTCGGTGACGGCCGCGACGAGCACGAGGTGCTTCGTGGTGAGTTGCGGCAGCACGGCGAGCAGCCCGCGCGTGGCTCCGGGCGACTCGAGCGGTGTCGCGAGCACGACGAGCGAGCGCTGCGACGTCATCGAGCGCACGAGGGCGGGCACGGCAGTCCAGTCGGTCTCGAGCAGCTCGGGGTCGACCGGTGCCATCATCTCGACGAGCTTCGTCAAGAGGGCAGCGCCACGCGCACCCTGCACCCTGCCACGCACGCGCCGGTCGAACACGGCGACGTCGATGCGGTCGCCTGCGCGATCGGCGAGGGCGCTCAGCAGCAGCGTCGACTCGAAGGCGGTGTCGAGTCGGGTCTCGTCGGCGATGCGCGCGGCGGCCGTGCGACCCGAGTCGACGATCACGACGACGTGCCGGTCGCGCTCGGGTCGCCAGGTGCGCACCATGAGGGTCTGCGCAGGGGCGCCGCCCGGCCCCGGACCGCCCGAGCGCCGCGCCGTCGCACGCCAATCGATCGAGCGCACGTCGTCGCCGCGCACATACTCGCGCAGGCTGTCGAACTCGGTGCCCTGGCCGCGCACCATGACACTCGTGCGTCCGTCGAGCTCGCGCAGCCGCGCCAGTCGTGAGGGCAGATGCTTGCGCGACGCGAACTCGGGCAGCACCGTGATTTCTCCGGGCACGCGGATGCTCGCCTGACGCCCGGCCAGCCGCAGCGGCCCGATCGCCCGCACGGTGACCAGCACGGCTCGGCGTTCACCGCGACGCCAGGGCGTGAGCGCGGTCACGAGTGCGCGGCGCTCCCCGGCGGGCACGAGCACGCGCTGCCGCGTCGGCCGGGCACCGGCCGACGGTTCCCACGCATCGCGGATGATGCCGCGCAGCGTGCGCCGCGAGGGGTTCGTGACGTAGAGCGTCGCGCTCGCGGTCTCGGTGAGGCGCACGCGGGCATCCGTCTGCCGCTGCAGGCGCAGGGCGCGGGGTGACGCGGCCAGCATCAGGTCGACGACCATGAGCAGCAGGCAGAGCCCGAGCCAGGCGAGCAGCACGAGGCCCGCGGGCGCGACGTCGACGAGCGCGACGACGGGCACGACGCCGAGGGCGACGAGCAGCACGAACCAGCCGGTGATGGCCATGGGCTAGGCGTTGGCCACGATCACAGGGGCACCTGCACCTGCTGCACGATCGAGCGCAGAATCGTGTCGGCCGAGACGCCTTCGAGCTCGGCCTCGGGGCGCAGGCCGATGCGGTGGCGCCAGACCGGCAGCAGCATGGCTTGCACGTGGTCGGGCGTGATGGCCTCGGCACCCTGCAGCCAGGCCCAGGCCTTCGCCGCGGCGAGCAGCGCCGTCGTGCCGCGGGGGCTCACGCCGAGCTTGACCGAGGGGCTCTGGCGGGTCGCGCGCGCGAGGTCGACGAGGTAGCCGAGCAGCTCGGCCGACGACCGCACCTCGCCCACGAGGGCGCGCGCAGTCGTGATGTCGTCGCCGCTCACGACGGGGCTCACGCCAGCCGCGGCGAGATCGCGCGGGTTGAAGCCCTCGGCGTGCCGCTGCATGATCTGCAGCTCGGCCCCGCGCGGGGGCAGGTCGAGCACGAGCTTGAGCAAGAAGCGGTCGAGCTGCGCCTCGGGCAGCGTGTAGGTGCCCTCGTACTCGACGGGGTTCTGGGTCGCCGCGACCAAGAACGGGTGCGGCAGAGCGTGGGTCTCGCCGTCGACGGTGACCTGCCGCTCTTCCATCGCCTCGAGCAGGGCTGACTGCGTCTTCGGGGGAGTGCGGTTGATCTCGTCGGCGAGCAAGATGTTCGTGAACACCGGCCCCGTACGAAACTCGAAGTCGCCCGCCTTCGCGTCGTAGACCACCGAGCCCGTGACGTCGCCCGGCATGAGGTCGGGGGTGAACTGCACGCGCGTGGTCTGCAGGTCGAGCGCCGCGCTGAGCGAACGCACGAGCAGGGTCTTGGCCACGCCCGGCACGCCCTCGAGCAGCACGTGCCCGCCCGTCAGCAGGGCGACGATGAGGCCGCTCACGGCGCCGTCTTGGCCGACGACGGCCTTGCCGACTTCGGTGCGAACGCGCCCGAAGGCGTCGCGGAGGTCTGTGTCAGTCATGAGTCCATTCTCTCTGGTGGGGTCGTGGAGTCGTCGTCGAGTGCCACGCGCTTCGCCACCTGACGCTCGAGCTCGAGCAGCCGGTCGCTCAGGTGCACGAGGTCGCGGTCAGAGCCGGGCTCGGTGCCGACGAGCAGTGCGCGTAGCGACTGAGGGTCGCGCCCGGTGATGCCCGCCACGGCGTTGATGATGTCGTCGACGCCGGCAGCGCGGCCGAGCGCGAGCCCTTCGGCGAGGCGTCGCAGCGTGCCGACCCGCAAGGCGTCGAGCGCCCGCAGGCGCGAGCCCTCGCGCGCGTAAAGGCGCGCACGCCCCTCCATCGTCTCGGTGGTCTTCACGACGACTGGCAGGTTCTCGATGACCACGGGGCCGAGCCGGCGTCCGCGCCAGACGGCGGCGGCGAGGCCGACGAGCAGGGCGAGCCAGGCCACCGGGTTGACCCAGCCGGGGGTGAGCTCAGAGAACGTCGGCGTGCTGAGGTCGGCGGGCGAGGGCTGGTACCAGACGAGGGTCTCGTGCTCGCCGAGCAGCCCCAGCACGAGGGCCGCGTTGCCCGCCCGTGTGATGTCGTCGTTCTGCAGCGCAGTGCCGGCGCCGAGCACCGTCACCTTCCGGCCGTCGACCTCGAGGCTCACGAGCGCGGCGCCCGCCTGCCCGGCGTCGAAGCAGATCGTTCCCTCGAGGGTGCTGTAGCCGAGCCCGGCGGCGCTGATGCTCTCGGCCCGCTGCGCCGCGGGCACCCGGCACCCGGCGTCGAGGGTCACGCGGCCGCCGGCATCGCCGACCGGGCTGCCTGCGTCGGGGTCGCCGCTGTCGAGCGAGTCGGCGACGAGTGCGTCGATGCCCAGTCCGTCGAGCGCGAGTGCCGTCGGCTCGGCGATGACGGTGTGGTCGGCGAGCCCCAGCACCTCGCCCCACTGTTCTTGACCGAGGATGCCGCGGGCGTCGCCCACGAACAGCGTCACCCCGGGCCCGCCGTCGACCTGCGAGAGGTCTTCGAGCTCTGAGCGCGACTCGTCGAGCGTGCTCGTGACGACGACGTCGATGCCCTGATCGCGCAGCACCTCCACGAGTGCGCGCGAGCCCGACGGCGCCGTCTCGCCCGCACCCCAGCGCTCGGCGACCCGGCCGGCGCCGTTGAGCGCGACCATGACGAGGCCGAAGGCCAGCAGGGCACCGATCGCGACAGCCCAGTAGAGGCCGCGGCGCAACGAGCGACGCACCGTCGGGGTGATGATCTCGGTGCTCGAACCCGCGAACACGCTCGTGTCGTAGTCAGTCGCTGAGGTGGTGGTCATCGCGGCACCGTGCTCGCACCGGTCAGTTCGCCCACGCTCGGCAGCGGCGACGGTGCACGGTCGATCGCGTCATCGAGCTCGCGCACGAAGGCGTAGCCAACGGTGTCGCCCGGCTGGCCCAGGTAGCGCACCTCGTCGAAGCGGTCGGCCGCGCGCTGCAGCGCCGTGGAGTGCTCGCCGAACTGACGGCCCGCGGCGCTCGCGAAACCGTGAGCCGTCGTGCCGGGCAGGGTCGTGACGATCGTGCGCTCGTCGAGCGCGCGCGCGATGGCCCGGTAGCGCTCGGCGATGGCCGTGGCCCAGTCGCCCGCGCTCGCCGCCTTCTCGGCGTCGCGCCGCAGCTGCCGCGCGGTGCGGCGGTCGCGCTCGCCGAACAGCTCGTCGTCGAGGCGGCTGCGCTGCCGCCAGCGCGGCAGGCCGTAGATGAGAATCGCGGTGAGTATCGCGATGACGCCGAGCACGAGCAGAATCACGAGCACGAGCGGCGAGAACGCGCCCCCCTCGCCGAACCTCAGGCTGCCGAGCCAGTCGAGCACGGCCTGCGAGAGCAGGTCGAACCACGTGGGCTGGCTTTCGGCGTAGGCCGGGTCGCTGAGCTCGTCGAGCAGCAACTCGCGAGCATCCGGAGCATCGGGCTCGACCGGAACCGACACGATCAGCGCGCCGCGGGCTGGTACGGGTCGGGCGCGCTCGCGCCGCTCGCCCGCAGCTCGACGACGCGCTGAAGCTCGAGGTCGAGGCCCTCTTTACGCATGCGCAGATCGATGTAGATGAGCGCCGTGGCAGCCGAGAGCAGCACCGAGCCGATCGCGCCGACGACGACGGTCACCGCGATCGTCAGCACGTTGGCGCCGAGCAGCAGCCAGATGCTCGTCAGGTCGTCGCCCGCGGGGTTCACGAGCACAGTGCCGAAGCTCGCCGCGAAGCTGAATGGCGCCGAGACGACGCTCGAAGCCACTTGCACCATGACGGTGATGAGCAGCAGGGTGCCGAAGGTGCGCCAGAAGTGGCCGCGCACGAGGGTCCAGCCGCGGCGGATCGCGTCGCGCAACGGCAGGCGCTCGAGCATGATCGCGGTGGGCACGAGGGCGAGCTTGATCCACAGCCACATGCTGAGCGCCGTGAAGGCGAGACCGCCGAAGACGCCGAGCAGAACACCGATCGCGACGCCCGCGGGGCCGCCCGCCGCGATGAGCAGGGCGATCACCAGCACGAAGAGCGTCAGCCCGATGATGAGGGCGACCGAGAGCAGAGCGGTCCAGCCGATGAGCGCCCACCAGCGCCCCTTGCCGAGCGCGAGCAGCTGGCGCAACGTGAGCTTCTCGCCGAGGGTCGCGCGCGAGACCTCGAGCACGATCACCCCGAGCAGCACGGCTTGAGCCACGAGTGAGAGCGCGACCGCGATGAGCGCGGTGACGATGATGAGGCCGACCGCGCCTGCTTCGATAGCCGCGGCATCGTCGGCCGAGGCGCGAATCGAGCGGTCGAGGGCCCAGAAGCTCACGCCGAAGGTCAGGCCGAAGGCCACGATGACGACAAGAGCGTTGAGCAGCAGCGCGGCGCCGAAGGTCGGCCGCGGGTTGCGACGCAGTACCTGGAACGTCGCGCCGAGCAGCGTGCCGAAGTCGAGCGGACGCAGGGGAATGAGCCCGGGCTTCGGCGGCGGAGCCCAACCGGCCGCCGGTGGCGGAACCGCCGGGCCG
Coding sequences within:
- a CDS encoding RDD family protein encodes the protein MSGTAANLSQHDSERELLTGEAVALELRATSVILRMAGGIIDYLVYLVATGLFAWGVFSLAIDLGLDEALYAAVGILVVVIGLVLLPAVVETASQGKSLGRLALGDRIVRDDGGAISFRHAFIRSLVGVFEIVFTGGGLAVVVAMLNSRAKRLGDLLAGTYSQYERVSSVVAPVYGVPVELVEWASTADVARMPDALSRRIAQFLRQAGGHTASTRERLARDLATEAALYVSPVPGGDPELFLAGVAALRREREATALRLERARLDELQPTLAALPHGFPDRG
- a CDS encoding stage II sporulation protein M, which encodes MDLDAYSSAHAAEWDRLRTLARQRRFAGRDADELIEHYQAGATQLSAITTSAGQVSQAATLSVLLSRARLRFTGATAEPLAQLARYATREVPAALYRIRHLTIAIAVAFVAVATLYAVWVATNPDVLAAIGPYDDLRRYAEEDFVGYYSESGEAVFGLQVFSNNAWIATQAVAFGITGVFVPFVLFQNAQGLGISAGIMTEFDRLDVFFLNILPHGQLEIYAIFVAGAGGLMIFWAWVSPGPRTRLQALAEDGRALFAVIGGLVAALLVSGIIEGYVTRQDWPDVIRIGIGTVALVAFLLYQWMLGGRAYRDGETGDLDPISRGARVVVGH
- a CDS encoding DUF4350 domain-containing protein, producing the protein MTTTSATDYDTSVFAGSSTEIITPTVRRSLRRGLYWAVAIGALLAFGLVMVALNGAGRVAERWGAGETAPSGSRALVEVLRDQGIDVVVTSTLDESRSELEDLSQVDGGPGVTLFVGDARGILGQEQWGEVLGLADHTVIAEPTALALDGLGIDALVADSLDSGDPDAGSPVGDAGGRVTLDAGCRVPAAQRAESISAAGLGYSTLEGTICFDAGQAGAALVSLEVDGRKVTVLGAGTALQNDDITRAGNAALVLGLLGEHETLVWYQPSPADLSTPTFSELTPGWVNPVAWLALLVGLAAAVWRGRRLGPVVIENLPVVVKTTETMEGRARLYAREGSRLRALDALRVGTLRRLAEGLALGRAAGVDDIINAVAGITGRDPQSLRALLVGTEPGSDRDLVHLSDRLLELERQVAKRVALDDDSTTPPERMDS
- a CDS encoding DUF58 domain-containing protein produces the protein MAITGWFVLLVALGVVPVVALVDVAPAGLVLLAWLGLCLLLMVVDLMLAASPRALRLQRQTDARVRLTETASATLYVTNPSRRTLRGIIRDAWEPSAGARPTRQRVLVPAGERRALVTALTPWRRGERRAVLVTVRAIGPLRLAGRQASIRVPGEITVLPEFASRKHLPSRLARLRELDGRTSVMVRGQGTEFDSLREYVRGDDVRSIDWRATARRSGGPGPGGAPAQTLMVRTWRPERDRHVVVIVDSGRTAAARIADETRLDTAFESTLLLSALADRAGDRIDVAVFDRRVRGRVQGARGAALLTKLVEMMAPVDPELLETDWTAVPALVRSMTSQRSLVVLATPLESPGATRGLLAVLPQLTTKHLVLVAAVTDPALIDAAGQRADRASVYRAAAAERALLDAERVAAAVRRLGGDVVSGAPLDLPPAVADRYLAYKAAGRL
- a CDS encoding glycerophosphoryl diester phosphodiesterase membrane domain-containing protein — encoded protein: MSDSTSWASPGWQPEKPDDGRAAGDQAAGETAGASGAADGAMASPGGYAPGASQSASGPAVPPPAAGWAPPPKPGLIPLRPLDFGTLLGATFQVLRRNPRPTFGAALLLNALVVIVAFGLTFGVSFWALDRSIRASADDAAAIEAGAVGLIIVTALIAVALSLVAQAVLLGVIVLEVSRATLGEKLTLRQLLALGKGRWWALIGWTALLSVALIIGLTLFVLVIALLIAAGGPAGVAIGVLLGVFGGLAFTALSMWLWIKLALVPTAIMLERLPLRDAIRRGWTLVRGHFWRTFGTLLLITVMVQVASSVVSAPFSFAASFGTVLVNPAGDDLTSIWLLLGANVLTIAVTVVVGAIGSVLLSAATALIYIDLRMRKEGLDLELQRVVELRASGASAPDPYQPAAR
- a CDS encoding AAA family ATPase, producing the protein MTDTDLRDAFGRVRTEVGKAVVGQDGAVSGLIVALLTGGHVLLEGVPGVAKTLLVRSLSAALDLQTTRVQFTPDLMPGDVTGSVVYDAKAGDFEFRTGPVFTNILLADEINRTPPKTQSALLEAMEERQVTVDGETHALPHPFLVAATQNPVEYEGTYTLPEAQLDRFLLKLVLDLPPRGAELQIMQRHAEGFNPRDLAAAGVSPVVSGDDITTARALVGEVRSSAELLGYLVDLARATRQSPSVKLGVSPRGTTALLAAAKAWAWLQGAEAITPDHVQAMLLPVWRHRIGLRPEAELEGVSADTILRSIVQQVQVPL
- a CDS encoding DUF4129 domain-containing protein, which codes for MSVPVEPDAPDARELLLDELSDPAYAESQPTWFDLLSQAVLDWLGSLRFGEGGAFSPLVLVILLVLGVIAILTAILIYGLPRWRQRSRLDDELFGERDRRTARQLRRDAEKAASAGDWATAIAERYRAIARALDERTIVTTLPGTTAHGFASAAGRQFGEHSTALQRAADRFDEVRYLGQPGDTVGYAFVRELDDAIDRAPSPLPSVGELTGASTVPR